A single genomic interval of Aureliella helgolandensis harbors:
- a CDS encoding HD-GYP domain-containing protein, translating to MERYDVSIDHLRLGTISDADITHSVHGTLLPSGGLLTRAFLQRLRARGISQVSVDATHLGCLTDEGVRLLKQRRDGTQKNRDPGHDSLASFFSDDSPLFARRTNRAGEAYSEERAQRFRQSLENAIGIFEVLGAEVQEVPSSMMAEMCGLPARLAEMLLEDADQSLSVLECDATATPLSNRCSQMSLLAMSTGMELGLSDSELASLGQAGLLHDLGLFLLPPKFRNPTTAYNASDLGIYQSHPYLTLRLLEGVHRISELVRVLILQVHENADGSGFPRNFKSHRLHPLTRILQVVEVYLSLVNPGQGRPALLPHDALTFLLFQCQKGNFSPQVLRAFINQITLFPIGSHVLLNDGQQATVVRRNADQYDQPFVIFNNDARGQPQALAGTELRIVSPLVRDQHSQMRLEKEILASLTLDSLI from the coding sequence ATGGAACGATATGATGTTTCAATCGACCATTTGCGTCTGGGAACCATCTCAGATGCCGACATCACGCATTCGGTGCACGGCACGCTTCTTCCCAGCGGGGGGTTGCTAACCCGTGCTTTTTTGCAGCGTCTGCGGGCTCGCGGTATTTCCCAGGTTTCCGTCGATGCAACCCATCTTGGCTGCCTGACCGATGAAGGGGTGCGCCTGCTCAAGCAGCGGCGCGATGGGACCCAAAAAAACCGCGATCCTGGACACGACTCGCTGGCGTCGTTTTTTTCCGATGACTCTCCCCTGTTTGCTCGCCGAACCAATCGCGCTGGCGAAGCCTACTCTGAGGAGCGAGCGCAGCGGTTTCGACAAAGTCTGGAAAACGCGATTGGCATTTTTGAAGTGCTCGGGGCAGAGGTTCAAGAGGTCCCCAGCTCAATGATGGCAGAAATGTGCGGACTTCCCGCACGTTTGGCAGAGATGCTGCTCGAAGATGCGGATCAATCGCTTTCGGTCTTGGAGTGCGACGCAACAGCAACGCCGCTGAGCAATCGCTGCTCGCAAATGTCTTTGCTCGCTATGTCCACCGGGATGGAATTGGGACTCTCCGATTCGGAACTAGCCAGCCTTGGTCAAGCTGGGCTTCTGCATGATCTCGGGTTGTTTCTGTTGCCACCGAAATTCCGAAATCCAACTACCGCTTACAACGCCAGCGATCTTGGCATCTATCAATCGCATCCCTATTTGACTTTGCGACTGTTGGAGGGAGTGCACCGCATTTCGGAACTGGTTCGCGTGCTGATTCTACAGGTGCATGAGAATGCCGACGGCAGCGGATTTCCACGAAACTTCAAATCGCATCGGCTCCATCCTTTGACACGGATATTGCAAGTCGTGGAGGTTTACCTCTCGCTGGTCAATCCTGGACAAGGTCGCCCCGCCTTGTTGCCTCACGATGCCCTGACATTTCTCCTCTTCCAGTGCCAGAAGGGGAATTTCTCGCCTCAGGTCCTACGGGCGTTCATCAATCAGATCACGCTGTTCCCGATTGGCAGCCACGTGCTTCTCAATGACGGCCAGCAGGCAACGGTCGTCCGCCGGAATGCAGACCAGTACGATCAGCCTTTTGTCATCTTCAATAATGACGCCCGTGGCCAGCCACAAGCCCTGGCTGGTACGGAGCTCAGGATCGTCTCCCCACTCGTTCGCGATCAACATTCGCAGATGCGATTGGAAAAAGAGATACTAGCATCACTAACGCTCGATTCTCTGATTTAA
- a CDS encoding quinol:electron acceptor oxidoreductase subunit ActD translates to MSAHKPEKKVTPPRSFGWIAEYEDENHLLDAARRVRDSGYTRTDAFTPFPLHGIDEALGIKPTVLPWFTLCAGATGTTVALLMQWWMNAVDYPYIISGKPFASWPAFIPVTFELTVLFSAFTTVFAMFGLNGLPKFSNPVFANPRFDRVTDDRFFLWIDSRDKYFNSDKAKALLEDTQAVIVEEVREDDSSAVIPRGLIITILTLILLSLIPGTIILNMRNSKSSKPRFHVFFDMDFQPKRKAQTTTTHFADGRVQRPPVPGTVARGELGLTDVYTLGYDPDATAGLSNSNAMHWVSLQEEAAQEPSAEQPPAAEPAAVAEERPPSPKIAVEPPAEAAAVEPATSDEEAQETTQPVDEPTAPPPAESAPPAGNEPAAEATAGEPNYAWATEFPLPVSEELYDLGKRKFEQNCAVCHGYGGFGDGLVSQRASALAQGYWLQPTSLHEERIQQQPVGRIYYTIANGKGKMGSYAASLNPKERWAVVLYVRALQRSQNAEASDVPAGKL, encoded by the coding sequence ATGAGCGCTCATAAACCCGAAAAGAAGGTCACGCCGCCGCGATCCTTTGGCTGGATAGCCGAGTACGAAGACGAGAATCATCTACTTGATGCTGCCCGTCGCGTGCGAGACTCCGGCTATACTCGGACCGATGCCTTCACCCCCTTCCCACTTCACGGGATCGATGAAGCGTTAGGGATCAAGCCAACCGTGCTGCCATGGTTCACGCTGTGTGCCGGTGCGACGGGCACCACCGTTGCGTTGCTCATGCAATGGTGGATGAATGCGGTCGATTATCCGTATATCATCTCCGGCAAACCGTTTGCGAGTTGGCCCGCGTTCATTCCGGTTACATTCGAGCTAACCGTCCTGTTCAGTGCGTTTACCACCGTATTCGCCATGTTTGGCCTGAACGGATTGCCGAAGTTCAGCAACCCAGTTTTCGCCAATCCCAGGTTTGACCGCGTCACCGACGACCGCTTTTTCTTGTGGATTGATTCCCGCGATAAATACTTCAACTCCGACAAAGCAAAGGCCTTGCTGGAGGACACCCAAGCGGTCATCGTGGAGGAGGTGCGGGAGGACGATTCTTCGGCAGTTATTCCACGCGGTTTGATCATTACCATATTGACGTTGATCCTGCTCTCCCTAATACCGGGCACGATCATTCTCAACATGCGGAACTCCAAGAGCAGCAAGCCTCGCTTCCACGTGTTCTTTGATATGGACTTTCAACCGAAGCGCAAGGCGCAAACCACAACCACCCATTTCGCCGATGGTCGCGTGCAACGGCCGCCTGTGCCAGGAACGGTGGCCCGCGGAGAACTGGGACTAACGGACGTCTACACGCTGGGCTACGATCCAGATGCGACAGCAGGATTGAGCAATAGCAATGCGATGCATTGGGTTAGTTTGCAGGAAGAAGCCGCTCAAGAGCCGAGTGCCGAACAGCCACCAGCTGCTGAGCCCGCGGCGGTTGCCGAGGAGCGACCACCGAGCCCCAAGATTGCAGTAGAACCGCCTGCCGAGGCTGCAGCGGTCGAACCGGCGACCTCCGACGAGGAAGCTCAAGAGACGACCCAACCTGTTGACGAGCCGACAGCCCCACCTCCAGCAGAGTCCGCTCCGCCAGCTGGCAACGAGCCGGCTGCTGAAGCGACCGCTGGCGAACCCAATTACGCGTGGGCGACAGAATTCCCCCTCCCGGTCAGCGAAGAGCTGTACGACTTGGGTAAGAGGAAGTTCGAACAAAACTGTGCAGTCTGCCACGGCTACGGCGGATTCGGGGATGGCTTGGTTTCACAGCGCGCAAGTGCACTTGCTCAAGGTTACTGGCTCCAGCCAACCAGCCTGCATGAAGAGCGAATCCAGCAACAACCGGTGGGTCGGATTTATTACACCATTGCAAACGGCAAAGGCAAAATGGGCAGCTATGCGGCTTCGCTCAACCCGAAGGAGCGCTGGGCAGTCGTACTCTATGTTCGAGCCTTGCAACGCAGCCAGAATGCCGAAGCCAGCGACGTGCCGGCCGGTAAACTCTAG
- the nrfD gene encoding NrfD/PsrC family molybdoenzyme membrane anchor subunit, with protein sequence MASIASPSIDNTIDTPGRRTPLVTGNQTYSSVTHMVARISEEAQPMIWWIALAIALPLLMMFGGLIGYLILTGVGVWGNMSPVFWGWPIVNFVFWVGIGHAGTLISAILFLFRQNWRTSINRAAEAMTIFAVICAGTFPGIHVGRAWLAFWLTPYPSLNLWMWPQFRSPLLWDVFAVGTYASVSLVFWYMGMIPDLATFRDRSKNKWRRMIYSILCLGWSGSSRHWMRYEKAYAILAALATPLVLSVHTVVSFDFAVSQLPGWHTTIFPPYFVAGAIFSGFGMVLTLLIPVRRIYNLKNLITPRHLDNMCKIILATGSMVGLAYTTEFFMAWYSQNLYEYFAFKNRAFGPYWWAYWTMFLCNVISPQLFWFRTFRTNTILMWIVTIFVNIGMWFERFVITITSLSRDFLPSSWGYFAPTWVDIGMLVGSFGLFTTLFLMFLRFLPIVAISEIKWTMSQHAHDEHRHAHGDSH encoded by the coding sequence ATGGCGAGCATAGCTAGTCCCAGCATTGATAACACGATTGACACACCGGGTCGTCGTACTCCACTGGTCACAGGCAATCAGACCTATTCGTCCGTCACTCACATGGTCGCGAGGATCAGTGAAGAGGCGCAGCCGATGATTTGGTGGATTGCGCTAGCGATCGCCTTACCACTGCTGATGATGTTCGGCGGATTGATCGGCTACCTCATCCTCACCGGTGTGGGTGTGTGGGGTAACATGTCACCAGTCTTCTGGGGATGGCCGATTGTCAACTTCGTATTTTGGGTCGGTATCGGTCACGCCGGTACGCTGATCTCAGCGATCCTGTTCCTGTTTAGGCAGAATTGGCGGACCAGTATCAACCGCGCCGCGGAGGCCATGACGATTTTCGCCGTCATCTGTGCGGGCACCTTCCCTGGGATTCACGTGGGTCGAGCTTGGTTGGCGTTTTGGTTAACCCCTTACCCCAGCTTGAACCTGTGGATGTGGCCTCAGTTTCGCAGCCCGCTACTATGGGACGTGTTCGCGGTCGGAACTTACGCCTCGGTTTCGCTCGTGTTTTGGTACATGGGGATGATTCCCGACTTGGCCACCTTCCGAGACCGCTCGAAGAACAAATGGCGGCGGATGATCTACAGCATTTTGTGCCTGGGCTGGAGCGGTTCATCCCGACACTGGATGCGGTACGAAAAGGCCTATGCAATCCTGGCTGCACTCGCAACGCCTTTGGTGCTTTCCGTGCACACGGTGGTGAGCTTTGACTTCGCAGTATCTCAACTCCCAGGTTGGCACACGACGATCTTCCCACCCTACTTCGTGGCAGGGGCGATCTTCAGCGGATTTGGTATGGTGCTCACATTGCTCATCCCAGTTCGACGCATTTACAACTTGAAGAACTTGATCACGCCAAGGCACTTGGACAACATGTGCAAGATCATCCTGGCGACGGGATCGATGGTGGGATTGGCATACACCACCGAGTTTTTCATGGCTTGGTATAGCCAAAACCTGTACGAGTACTTTGCCTTTAAGAACCGAGCCTTTGGACCGTACTGGTGGGCCTATTGGACAATGTTCCTGTGCAATGTGATTTCGCCTCAACTGTTCTGGTTCCGCACCTTCCGCACCAACACCATCTTGATGTGGATCGTAACCATCTTCGTTAACATCGGCATGTGGTTCGAGCGATTCGTGATCACCATCACCTCGCTCAGCCGGGACTTCCTACCGTCCAGCTGGGGATATTTCGCCCCGACTTGGGTCGACATCGGAATGCTGGTGGGAAGCTTTGGTTTGTTTACAACGCTGTTTCTCATGTTCCTTCGCTTCCTGCCCATCGTGGCGATTAGCGAAATCAAATGGACGATGAGTCAACATGCTCACGACGAACATCGACATGCTCATGGCGACAGCCACTAG
- a CDS encoding TolC family protein, translating into MNLFSTSIDGERQCGQKPVRWEPVRWEPVRWEPVRWEHCVLLALALLSGFLTSGCSRTRYRHSADSESYCLIDSRQNDPLWNVPAQTVEPQPASRMYLGAEQDCGPKPQDDAAARQYMNAPDGKKNTKYYGPIPTNPHTENPVWLDYLPRNEEGQIPFTQPLAIDLSLLHSRDYQTQFESVYLTALNLSGNRFEFDTQWFGGTSTSFAATGADLGDQRSLNVVSDRLGLTRNLAGGGQFATSILNSLFWDFGNGGVQGGSAALVTSFTQPLLRGAFRHVRLENLTQSERDLLYAVRDFARFRRTYYVDISTSYLSLLTQVQAIRNSQANVQNLRRNLDEHELLVSLEMVSQIQVDQIFQQYQSGRLSLLSSQQNLAASFDGFKFDLGLPPWIPLEIDESLLAPFELVSPELLQLQTEAQTLYESLVQFLPPSIAPEEVLQAGFLEYEQLRGRVDALLPEVEAELAIWQARLERTAASALQQDDQLDLQQQLTLAQRTQQSLSDLKTLLNARPAFDRGLRETLEQYGQPFTASDVTADGKPRLSLAERITQRTEPLEEADVEGILPREEVDPRIAAWSALQLAVGERLREDISELYVAQTQVRLFLINIDPQAIESESAITFAHQNRLDLMNSKATVMDAFRKVEVAADALESDLSVSGSVALGSDPSKNNPFRFDSSANRYRVGVEFDGPLNRLNERNAYRASQIRYQQASRGYMSDRDRVANEVRSILRQLELSRLNFQIARQQLVAATRQVDQAQIDLRRSTQAESNLTLFLLQALQGMLDSKNNLISNWIQYRVQKMRLFAALEMLYLDENGVWINETTGLKDLADFKQIDTEYFPAHWRHAPIAPNLEALRPTSNPEGFETIDAGTPVAEEAEPFELPLELSGFPEVPPVP; encoded by the coding sequence ATGAATCTTTTTTCCACTTCGATCGACGGTGAGCGGCAGTGTGGGCAGAAGCCCGTCCGCTGGGAGCCCGTCCGCTGGGAGCCCGTCCGCTGGGAGCCCGTCCGCTGGGAGCACTGTGTCCTCCTCGCGCTGGCACTGCTGTCTGGTTTTCTGACGAGTGGATGTTCGCGCACCCGGTATCGCCATTCCGCAGATAGCGAATCTTATTGTTTGATTGACAGCCGTCAGAACGACCCGCTGTGGAACGTTCCAGCCCAGACGGTGGAGCCTCAGCCCGCGTCGCGGATGTACTTGGGCGCGGAGCAGGATTGTGGGCCTAAGCCCCAGGACGATGCGGCAGCTCGCCAGTACATGAATGCTCCCGACGGGAAGAAGAACACGAAGTACTATGGGCCAATCCCCACCAACCCCCACACGGAGAACCCGGTTTGGCTCGACTACCTGCCGCGGAACGAAGAGGGGCAAATTCCCTTCACGCAACCGCTGGCCATCGATCTGTCGCTCCTGCACAGTCGTGACTACCAAACGCAATTCGAGAGCGTTTACCTCACTGCACTGAATCTCTCTGGCAATCGCTTTGAGTTCGATACGCAGTGGTTTGGGGGAACATCCACCAGTTTTGCAGCTACCGGTGCCGATCTCGGCGACCAGCGCTCGCTGAACGTCGTCAGCGACCGGCTCGGGCTGACGCGCAACTTGGCCGGCGGTGGGCAATTCGCCACCAGTATCCTAAATAGTCTTTTTTGGGATTTTGGCAACGGAGGTGTTCAAGGGGGCTCGGCTGCCCTCGTCACCTCTTTCACGCAACCACTGCTGCGGGGAGCCTTTCGCCATGTGCGGTTGGAGAATCTGACGCAATCTGAGCGAGATTTGCTATATGCCGTACGTGATTTTGCGAGATTTCGCCGGACGTACTACGTCGATATTTCGACGAGCTACCTGAGCCTTCTGACCCAAGTGCAAGCCATTCGCAACTCGCAGGCCAACGTTCAGAATTTGCGCCGCAATTTGGACGAGCATGAACTGTTGGTTTCACTGGAGATGGTGTCTCAGATACAAGTCGACCAGATATTCCAGCAATATCAATCTGGCCGGCTTTCGCTTCTTTCATCCCAGCAGAATCTAGCTGCGTCCTTCGATGGTTTTAAATTCGACTTGGGACTTCCCCCCTGGATCCCGCTGGAGATCGACGAATCGTTACTCGCGCCTTTTGAACTCGTGAGCCCAGAATTGCTGCAGTTGCAGACTGAAGCTCAGACGCTCTACGAGAGTCTCGTGCAATTTCTTCCTCCAAGCATTGCACCTGAGGAGGTGTTGCAGGCAGGCTTCCTCGAGTACGAGCAGCTCCGCGGGCGCGTCGATGCCTTGCTACCGGAGGTCGAAGCAGAATTGGCGATTTGGCAAGCCCGACTGGAGCGGACCGCGGCAAGCGCCCTTCAGCAAGACGACCAACTCGATTTGCAGCAGCAGTTGACCCTTGCGCAGCGGACGCAGCAGAGTCTGTCGGACCTCAAGACCCTCCTGAACGCGCGTCCCGCGTTTGACCGGGGACTGAGGGAAACGCTGGAGCAGTACGGCCAACCGTTCACCGCCTCCGACGTAACTGCGGATGGAAAGCCACGGCTTTCGCTGGCGGAGCGCATTACGCAGCGAACCGAGCCGCTCGAAGAGGCTGACGTTGAGGGGATTCTGCCGCGTGAAGAGGTTGATCCACGCATTGCCGCATGGTCCGCCTTGCAACTGGCGGTCGGAGAGCGGCTGCGAGAAGATATTTCGGAGTTGTACGTAGCGCAAACGCAAGTGCGTTTGTTTCTGATCAACATTGATCCCCAAGCGATTGAGTCGGAATCGGCTATTACGTTTGCTCATCAAAATCGCTTAGATCTAATGAACAGCAAGGCTACGGTGATGGATGCATTTCGCAAAGTGGAAGTCGCCGCGGACGCTCTGGAAAGCGATTTGAGTGTGTCGGGGAGCGTCGCCTTGGGAAGCGATCCCTCCAAAAACAATCCATTTCGTTTCGACTCGTCCGCCAATCGCTATCGGGTCGGCGTTGAGTTCGATGGCCCACTGAACCGTCTCAATGAACGCAATGCCTATCGCGCTAGCCAGATTCGATACCAGCAGGCGAGTCGCGGCTATATGTCAGACCGCGATCGAGTTGCCAATGAAGTGCGATCCATTTTGCGGCAACTGGAACTGAGTCGACTCAATTTCCAGATTGCGCGGCAGCAGTTGGTAGCGGCAACACGCCAAGTGGATCAGGCGCAAATCGATCTCAGACGCAGTACGCAAGCCGAGTCCAATTTGACCCTGTTCCTGCTCCAGGCCTTGCAGGGAATGCTCGATTCGAAGAACAATTTAATTTCCAACTGGATCCAATACCGCGTTCAGAAAATGCGGCTATTCGCGGCCTTGGAAATGTTGTACCTCGATGAGAATGGCGTGTGGATCAACGAAACCACAGGCTTGAAAGACCTCGCCGACTTCAAGCAAATAGACACCGAGTACTTTCCTGCCCATTGGCGGCATGCCCCCATAGCTCCCAACCTGGAGGCCTTGAGGCCAACCTCCAATCCAGAGGGTTTCGAGACGATCGATGCGGGAACACCCGTTGCCGAAGAGGCCGAGCCCTTCGAGCTTCCCTTGGAGTTGTCTGGGTTTCCCGAGGTGCCGCCAGTGCCTTAG
- a CDS encoding cytochrome c3 family protein — protein MTRFLFPRWTNKFLPMLGVFALGGAGFAGTMFLGATDDVTLNPGFQPTQPVPFSHKIHAGELKMDCRYCHVNVDKAAAATIPPTATCINCHSPMEADGAPKLSAVHPASEKLRAVHESWETGESVPWVKIHRLPDFVFFNHSAHVNRGVSCVSCHGRIDTMEKVYQEKTLSMKWCIECHNNPEPNLRPVEFVTKLDWEPAEGEGTREEIGAKLREEHQINPKTNCAVCHR, from the coding sequence ATGACTCGATTTCTTTTTCCACGATGGACCAATAAATTCCTGCCGATGCTGGGAGTTTTCGCACTTGGGGGCGCTGGCTTTGCCGGCACGATGTTCCTAGGTGCTACTGATGACGTTACCCTGAACCCAGGGTTTCAGCCTACACAGCCCGTCCCGTTCAGCCATAAGATTCACGCAGGTGAATTGAAAATGGACTGTCGTTATTGCCACGTCAACGTGGACAAGGCGGCTGCGGCCACGATTCCCCCCACCGCGACGTGCATCAATTGCCACAGTCCGATGGAGGCCGATGGTGCCCCCAAATTGTCAGCCGTGCATCCAGCCAGCGAGAAATTGCGGGCAGTTCATGAGAGTTGGGAAACGGGCGAATCGGTGCCATGGGTGAAAATCCACCGCCTACCCGACTTCGTGTTTTTCAACCACTCGGCACACGTCAACCGTGGCGTGAGCTGCGTCAGCTGCCACGGTCGCATTGACACGATGGAGAAGGTTTACCAAGAAAAAACCTTGTCCATGAAGTGGTGCATCGAGTGCCACAACAACCCAGAGCCCAATTTGCGGCCCGTCGAATTTGTGACCAAATTGGATTGGGAACCAGCTGAGGGCGAAGGAACCAGAGAAGAGATTGGTGCTAAGTTGCGCGAAGAGCATCAGATCAACCCCAAGACCAACTGCGCCGTGTGCCACCGCTAA
- a CDS encoding TAT-variant-translocated molybdopterin oxidoreductase: protein MQSKQLPITTGKNRDHSASTGASPYWRSVDELENTPEFEQFLHREFPQAASEFPEGVSRRRWLKLMSASLALGGVAGCRYGPDQIAAFVVRPENTVAGVAKHYASNFELAGRAVHLLVSNMDGRPIKIEGNPDHPLMRASEPNDLSRGKSRFASAGTDVYSQACVLGLYDPDRAQRVAKRLDGQLTESNWQEFTEFARANLDALASGDGEGLAILMAPSLSPSVNRLVAAAAAKFPKASVVQFASVDDSAQRAASTQAAGAPAELHLDLSDAKIICCLDSDPLGNDPNMLLYSRQYSKSREPVAGKMNRLYSVESRFSVTGSAADSRLALRSSQIGAFIARLESRVDELVAGGATPDAATDEHAFDEIDSSERLDRFIDAMAEDLVNHKGTGVVTVGSHQPLDVQLTALRINHKLENVGKTVLLMPSRSAIEGVTPESIDDLVGKIDAGIINTVWVLGENPVYTAPANVKLGEALAKVENSVYLADFEDESAMQCTWSVPVAHQLESWGDVLAMDGGYGICQPQILPLLNGRSTVEILSLLLGQAVVGEEIVRETAGIVAGKPLTSRGWRETLHSGYLADVTAKPLELVAAEGQVPAGTLDLDKLENGSLEVNFVVSDVLYDGRFAKNVWLQELPQAITKLVWDNAALMSPKTAESLDLSQGDIVRLVHQERQVEVPTFILPGHAHGSITVHIGYGRVCRDEAVSSDEQVAVGRDVAPLRALDAMHVLTGVEARPTGRPYPLATTQDHFAIDDLGMDEIERRSPILVREGTLEQIEEGGKDYVKHLGGHMPPLESLWEEPMSVFEKDPTVAYQWGMTIDLNKCTGCNSCVVACQSENNVSVVGKEQVSRGREMHWIRIDRYFRGDRDAPQMVHQPVACAHCETAPCEQVCPVAATVHTEEGINTMAYNRCVGTRYCGNNCPYKVRRFNYFNYTTEYGYFYGWQQRGKLEEASRKLQQLVLNPDVSVRGRGVMEKCSYCIQRVQNGKINARNAGRAIEDGEVQSACQAACPTQAIVFGDIKDPNTKVSQMQHSPRAYDMLAELNIKPRTRYLARVRNTHPRLKTRDQLAEAAHGHAGESHAEGGADHGSAGHEEDNHGKEAAAH, encoded by the coding sequence ATGCAGTCAAAGCAGCTTCCGATTACTACGGGCAAAAATCGAGATCATTCCGCCAGCACTGGTGCAAGCCCATACTGGCGAAGTGTGGATGAGCTGGAGAACACCCCAGAGTTCGAACAGTTCCTTCATCGCGAATTCCCACAAGCGGCTTCCGAATTCCCTGAAGGCGTTTCGCGCCGTCGTTGGCTAAAGCTGATGAGCGCCTCACTGGCACTGGGTGGAGTGGCTGGCTGCCGCTACGGACCGGACCAAATCGCTGCCTTCGTGGTGCGCCCGGAAAACACCGTCGCTGGAGTTGCCAAGCACTACGCTTCCAACTTTGAGCTTGCCGGACGCGCGGTCCACCTGCTGGTGAGCAATATGGACGGGCGGCCAATTAAGATCGAGGGCAATCCCGATCACCCCCTGATGCGAGCCTCCGAACCCAACGATTTGTCGCGTGGCAAGTCGCGGTTTGCCAGTGCGGGTACCGACGTCTATTCCCAAGCCTGCGTTCTGGGGCTGTACGATCCCGATCGCGCTCAACGAGTCGCCAAGCGGTTAGACGGCCAGCTTACCGAGTCCAACTGGCAGGAGTTCACCGAGTTCGCGCGGGCCAATCTGGATGCCCTGGCCTCCGGTGACGGAGAGGGTCTAGCCATCCTCATGGCACCTTCGCTGTCTCCTTCGGTCAATCGGCTCGTGGCAGCTGCAGCTGCGAAGTTCCCGAAGGCTTCCGTGGTTCAATTCGCTTCCGTCGACGATTCTGCTCAGCGTGCGGCAAGCACCCAGGCAGCAGGCGCTCCTGCGGAACTGCACCTCGACTTGAGCGATGCCAAGATTATCTGCTGTCTCGATAGCGACCCGTTGGGCAACGACCCCAACATGCTTCTCTATTCGCGTCAGTACTCCAAATCTCGCGAGCCTGTGGCTGGCAAGATGAATCGCCTGTATTCGGTGGAATCTCGGTTTTCCGTCACCGGTTCAGCCGCCGATTCGCGTTTAGCTCTTCGCAGCAGCCAAATTGGAGCCTTCATTGCTCGACTCGAATCTCGCGTCGACGAGCTAGTAGCCGGGGGAGCAACTCCCGATGCGGCCACCGACGAGCACGCCTTCGATGAAATCGACTCCAGCGAAAGACTCGATCGCTTTATCGATGCGATGGCAGAAGATCTAGTGAATCACAAAGGCACGGGCGTCGTTACAGTCGGTTCCCATCAGCCGCTCGACGTGCAACTCACGGCTTTGCGAATCAACCACAAGTTGGAAAATGTTGGCAAGACCGTGTTGCTCATGCCGAGTCGCTCGGCCATCGAAGGTGTGACTCCCGAGAGTATCGACGACCTTGTAGGGAAAATCGACGCAGGCATTATCAATACAGTGTGGGTCCTGGGTGAAAACCCGGTCTACACGGCGCCCGCCAACGTGAAGCTGGGCGAAGCCCTCGCCAAAGTCGAAAACTCGGTGTACCTAGCCGATTTCGAAGACGAGTCGGCCATGCAGTGCACTTGGTCGGTTCCCGTCGCCCACCAGCTGGAAAGCTGGGGAGACGTACTGGCAATGGACGGTGGTTACGGCATTTGCCAGCCTCAGATCCTACCACTGCTCAATGGTCGCAGTACCGTTGAGATCCTCTCCTTGCTGCTGGGGCAAGCCGTAGTTGGCGAAGAAATCGTTCGCGAAACCGCTGGTATCGTGGCTGGCAAGCCACTCACCAGTCGCGGCTGGCGCGAGACTTTGCACAGTGGCTACCTCGCAGACGTGACCGCTAAGCCACTCGAACTGGTTGCGGCAGAGGGACAAGTTCCGGCTGGCACACTGGACCTCGACAAACTGGAGAATGGCAGTCTCGAAGTCAATTTTGTTGTCAGCGACGTGCTCTACGACGGCCGCTTCGCTAAAAACGTGTGGTTGCAAGAGCTGCCGCAAGCTATCACGAAACTCGTCTGGGACAATGCGGCCCTGATGAGCCCTAAGACGGCGGAATCTTTGGACCTGTCGCAGGGGGATATTGTCCGCTTGGTGCATCAAGAGCGGCAAGTGGAAGTCCCCACGTTCATCCTCCCCGGACACGCACACGGATCGATAACGGTCCACATCGGCTACGGCCGAGTCTGCCGCGACGAAGCGGTTTCAAGCGACGAACAAGTTGCAGTCGGACGCGATGTAGCCCCGTTGCGAGCTCTCGACGCGATGCACGTGCTTACAGGCGTCGAGGCGCGTCCGACAGGACGTCCCTACCCGCTGGCCACGACCCAAGATCACTTCGCGATCGATGATCTGGGGATGGACGAAATTGAACGCCGCTCGCCGATCTTGGTCCGCGAAGGCACGCTCGAACAGATTGAAGAAGGTGGCAAGGACTACGTGAAACACCTCGGTGGGCACATGCCTCCCCTGGAATCACTGTGGGAAGAGCCAATGAGCGTGTTCGAAAAAGATCCGACGGTTGCCTACCAATGGGGCATGACGATCGACTTGAACAAGTGCACCGGTTGCAATTCCTGTGTCGTAGCCTGCCAAAGTGAAAACAATGTCAGCGTGGTGGGCAAGGAGCAGGTCAGCCGTGGTCGTGAGATGCACTGGATTCGCATCGACCGCTATTTCCGTGGCGATCGCGATGCTCCTCAGATGGTTCACCAACCCGTCGCCTGTGCCCATTGCGAAACGGCACCTTGCGAACAAGTCTGCCCGGTTGCTGCCACGGTCCACACCGAAGAAGGCATCAACACGATGGCGTACAACCGCTGCGTGGGAACCCGCTATTGCGGCAACAATTGCCCGTACAAAGTGCGACGCTTCAACTACTTCAACTACACCACCGAATACGGTTATTTCTATGGGTGGCAGCAGAGAGGCAAGTTGGAAGAGGCCAGCCGCAAATTGCAACAACTGGTCCTCAATCCGGACGTGTCGGTGCGTGGCCGCGGTGTGATGGAAAAGTGCTCGTACTGCATCCAACGCGTGCAAAACGGCAAGATTAACGCTCGCAATGCGGGACGCGCTATTGAAGATGGCGAAGTCCAATCGGCCTGCCAGGCAGCCTGCCCGACGCAAGCGATCGTGTTTGGTGACATCAAGGACCCGAACACCAAGGTTTCACAAATGCAGCACTCCCCGCGTGCCTACGACATGCTGGCTGAGCTGAACATCAAACCACGAACCCGCTATCTAGCTCGGGTTCGCAACACTCACCCACGCCTCAAGACGCGCGACCAATTGGCCGAAGCGGCTCATGGCCACGCAGGCGAATCTCATGCAGAAGGCGGAGCTGATCACGGCTCGGCTGGCCATGAGGAAGATAATCACGGTAAGGAAGCAGCTGCCCACTAG